One Methylomonas sp. LL1 DNA window includes the following coding sequences:
- a CDS encoding cation transporter, whose translation MASCCENNCAIEKLRERQRGTLKAVLIVNAVMFVVIVGGAVYGKSTALLSDSLDNLGDALTYGLSLYAVSQEAATKAKVALFKGSLILIGACVVSAQIIQRLIVPVLPSYEIMGAFSLAGLAANSLCLFLLWKHRNEDINMSSVWECSRNDIASNLSVLITAGAVWYFESGWADIFVASCLVMLLLNSSFRVIRSALRELHEPHSL comes from the coding sequence ATGGCTTCATGTTGTGAAAATAACTGCGCAATTGAGAAATTACGCGAACGACAACGCGGCACGCTTAAAGCGGTTCTCATCGTTAATGCTGTTATGTTTGTTGTCATTGTCGGCGGAGCCGTTTACGGAAAGTCGACGGCTCTACTCTCGGACAGCCTGGACAATCTCGGCGACGCGCTAACGTATGGCTTGAGCCTTTACGCCGTTTCCCAAGAAGCTGCCACCAAGGCGAAAGTGGCTTTATTCAAGGGTAGCCTGATATTGATCGGGGCGTGTGTGGTCTCGGCGCAAATCATTCAGAGGTTGATTGTGCCTGTTCTACCATCTTACGAGATCATGGGCGCTTTCAGTTTGGCTGGCCTGGCTGCAAATTCGCTATGCCTATTTCTTCTGTGGAAGCATAGAAACGAAGACATTAACATGAGTTCCGTGTGGGAATGTTCAAGAAATGACATAGCGTCAAATCTATCGGTACTTATCACAGCGGGAGCAGTTTGGTACTTTGAATCGGGATGGGCGGATATTTTCGTCGCATCCTGTCTTGTTATGCTGTTGTTGAATTCTTCTTTCCGGGTTATTCGCTCCGCGCTTAGAGAATTACATGAACCGCATTCTCTATAA